From one Leptospira noumeaensis genomic stretch:
- a CDS encoding ATP-binding protein, with the protein MKTLFSNGLSGNVNDFHSWVFMETQRKFKDNPNTTLEGITSLLEDLIKDGIITTNPIDPREYLLPETSPIVRKMGTSEQFVILGALPYNPMQYVRARLDYFLKRNGIHEELRMDLCIATVEAVENAAKYGDGGGVEVIFKIDKHNTFTIEMINTVKDFNLEDDIQRGKFSSTATLMRGMMVMQKLFDSVDLEISDNRKQAILKATRKLT; encoded by the coding sequence GTGAAGACTTTGTTCTCCAATGGCCTCTCGGGGAATGTGAACGATTTTCACTCTTGGGTGTTTATGGAAACCCAGCGGAAATTCAAGGACAATCCCAATACCACTTTAGAAGGCATTACTTCTCTCCTTGAAGATTTAATCAAAGACGGAATCATCACAACAAACCCTATAGATCCAAGGGAGTATCTACTTCCTGAAACTTCACCTATCGTTCGTAAAATGGGGACATCGGAGCAGTTTGTCATCCTTGGTGCCCTTCCCTACAATCCGATGCAGTATGTGAGAGCAAGGCTTGATTATTTTTTGAAACGGAATGGGATCCACGAAGAGTTACGGATGGATCTATGTATTGCTACGGTGGAAGCCGTAGAAAACGCAGCAAAGTACGGTGACGGCGGCGGTGTGGAAGTGATTTTTAAAATCGATAAACACAATACCTTCACCATTGAAATGATCAATACCGTTAAAGACTTTAATCTAGAAGATGATATCCAGAGAGGTAAGTTTTCTTCCACTGCAACACTTATGCGTGGTATGATGGTCATGCAAAAACTTTTTGATTCCGTTGATTTAGAAATCAGCGACAATCGAAAACAAGCTATACTCAAAGCAACTCGTAAACTAACATAG
- the uvrB gene encoding excinuclease ABC subunit UvrB, whose amino-acid sequence MANFKMVSPFKAAGDQVKAIENIAKSFGEGKNKVTLVGVTGSGKTFTMAEVITRVKKPTLILSHNKTLAAQLFREFKEFFPENAVEYFVSYYDYYQPEAYVPSSDTFIEKDMSMNEEIDKLRLRATSSLLERDDVIIVSSVSCIYGLGSPEDYMNSVVMLRIGDKIDRDQIIRKFLHIQYARNDIDFSRGNFRVRGDTIEIMPSYQEEGIRIELFGDEIDGLSKIDPLTGKVKTKLDRVVVYPAKHFITSGPKIKDAIEKIKDEMAEQKDKFLKQGKHLEAERIESRTNYDMEMLVELGYCSGIENYSRHLTGRQEGERPACLLDYFPNMDFLLIIDESHVTLPQIGGMYAGDRSRKQTLVDFGFRLPSALDNRPLNFEEFETLTPMTLYVSATPDQKEIDKSEAVIEQIIRPTGLLDPVVEVRPTTNQIEDLLNEIRLRIENKERILITTLTKKMSEDLTDYYKEVGLKIAYLHSEIDTIERTEIIRDLRKGVYDCIVGINLLREGLDIPEVSLVAILDADKEGFLRNYKSLIQTIGRAARNVNGKAILYADRMTDSMKKAISETERRRLIQEAHNTAMGITPQSIIKEIHDILPREMAEEDSKAEALKEMEKEFTLKKYKTKDKLRDALKREMLRFASDLDFEKAAMFRDKMLALGPDKIES is encoded by the coding sequence ATGGCAAATTTCAAAATGGTTTCTCCTTTTAAGGCTGCCGGAGACCAGGTCAAAGCAATTGAAAATATTGCGAAGTCCTTTGGTGAAGGTAAAAATAAAGTGACTCTTGTCGGTGTGACTGGTTCTGGAAAGACCTTTACCATGGCCGAGGTCATCACTCGTGTCAAAAAACCTACACTTATTTTATCTCATAATAAAACTCTGGCAGCACAGCTCTTTCGCGAGTTCAAAGAATTTTTTCCTGAAAATGCTGTAGAGTATTTTGTTTCTTATTACGACTACTACCAACCAGAAGCATACGTTCCTTCTTCTGATACTTTCATTGAAAAAGATATGTCAATGAACGAAGAAATCGATAAACTTAGGTTGCGAGCCACATCCAGTTTGCTCGAACGTGATGATGTCATCATTGTCAGTTCTGTATCTTGTATTTATGGTTTAGGATCACCTGAGGATTATATGAACTCAGTGGTGATGTTAAGAATCGGTGATAAAATCGATAGAGATCAAATCATTCGTAAATTTTTACATATCCAATATGCAAGAAACGATATAGATTTTAGCCGAGGAAATTTCCGGGTTCGTGGAGATACGATTGAAATTATGCCTTCTTACCAAGAAGAAGGAATTCGCATTGAACTCTTCGGAGATGAAATTGATGGATTATCAAAAATTGATCCACTCACGGGAAAGGTAAAAACCAAACTTGACCGTGTGGTGGTTTATCCTGCTAAACACTTCATCACTTCTGGCCCAAAAATCAAGGATGCCATCGAAAAAATCAAAGATGAGATGGCGGAACAAAAAGATAAATTCCTCAAACAAGGAAAACATCTAGAGGCAGAACGGATTGAATCCAGAACCAATTACGATATGGAAATGCTTGTGGAACTTGGTTATTGTAGTGGGATCGAAAATTATTCTCGCCACCTAACTGGTAGACAGGAAGGCGAAAGACCCGCCTGTTTGTTAGACTATTTTCCCAACATGGATTTTTTACTCATCATTGACGAATCCCATGTAACATTACCTCAAATTGGAGGGATGTATGCAGGAGACAGATCCAGAAAACAAACGTTAGTTGATTTTGGATTTAGACTTCCGAGTGCTCTTGATAATCGGCCTTTGAATTTTGAGGAATTCGAAACTCTTACACCAATGACTTTGTATGTTTCAGCTACCCCTGACCAAAAAGAAATTGATAAAAGCGAAGCGGTCATTGAACAAATCATCCGTCCAACTGGTTTGCTTGACCCGGTAGTCGAGGTTCGTCCCACCACAAACCAAATTGAAGATTTGTTAAATGAAATTCGACTGCGAATTGAAAATAAGGAAAGGATTCTCATCACCACTTTGACAAAGAAGATGTCAGAGGATCTCACTGATTATTACAAGGAAGTGGGTTTAAAAATTGCTTACCTTCATTCCGAAATTGATACCATCGAACGAACAGAGATCATCAGAGACCTACGTAAAGGTGTGTACGATTGTATTGTAGGGATTAATTTACTCCGAGAAGGTTTGGACATTCCAGAGGTTTCGCTTGTTGCCATTTTGGATGCGGACAAAGAAGGTTTCCTCAGGAATTATAAATCACTCATCCAAACCATTGGACGGGCCGCAAGGAATGTGAACGGTAAGGCCATTCTTTATGCTGATCGAATGACTGATTCTATGAAAAAAGCAATCAGTGAAACAGAACGTCGCCGTCTAATCCAGGAAGCACACAACACGGCAATGGGGATCACTCCTCAAAGTATCATTAAAGAAATTCATGATATCCTCCCACGTGAAATGGCAGAAGAGGATAGTAAAGCAGAAGCACTCAAGGAAATGGAAAAAGAATTTACCTTGAAGAAATACAAAACCAAAGACAAGTTACGTGATGCTTTAAAACGAGAGATGTTACGATTTGCATCTGACTTGGATTTTGAAAAGGCCGCTATGTTTCGAGATAAAATGTTAGCGCTCGGGCCAGATAAAATTGAATCATAA
- a CDS encoding glycosyltransferase family 2 protein, with translation MPLPLSCAIITLNEEDNISRTLVALSFIEDIIVIDSGSTDKTVEIAKSLGARVFFRKFDNYADQKNFAIEQTKYDWVLAIDADEVVSDGLKSEITELFTENKLESVGYLVPRLTYYLGKWIRFGGYYPNYQIRLFKKTAGEFSGGLVHERVKLSGKPIKLKNPLYHYSYKNISDHLQFIDRYSSLFAEEEFRKGKTSSVFWAFLKACFKGFYMYWIRLGILDGKQGFVLALLGFYYNFLKYLKLYEKSKSISSFFVMVDSVHDVKSSKSTKKDGNQVHVG, from the coding sequence ATGCCCCTTCCTTTATCCTGTGCCATCATTACCCTCAACGAAGAGGATAACATCTCTCGCACACTCGTTGCCCTTTCTTTTATCGAGGATATTATCGTCATCGATTCTGGTTCCACTGATAAAACAGTTGAGATTGCTAAATCTTTAGGTGCGCGTGTTTTTTTCCGTAAGTTCGACAACTACGCGGATCAAAAGAACTTTGCCATCGAACAAACGAAATACGATTGGGTTCTTGCCATTGATGCCGATGAAGTGGTATCCGATGGTTTAAAATCAGAAATCACAGAGTTATTTACAGAAAACAAATTAGAATCCGTTGGATATCTTGTCCCTAGACTTACTTATTATTTAGGAAAATGGATTCGGTTTGGTGGATACTATCCAAACTACCAAATTCGATTGTTCAAAAAAACGGCTGGAGAGTTTAGCGGTGGTTTGGTGCATGAAAGAGTCAAACTTTCCGGAAAACCAATCAAATTAAAAAACCCACTTTATCATTATTCCTATAAAAATATATCCGATCATTTACAATTTATAGACCGTTATTCCAGTTTGTTTGCGGAAGAAGAGTTTAGAAAAGGAAAAACTAGCTCTGTGTTTTGGGCTTTTTTAAAAGCTTGTTTTAAAGGTTTTTATATGTATTGGATTCGGTTGGGAATCCTAGATGGGAAACAAGGATTTGTTCTCGCCCTTCTAGGGTTTTATTATAATTTTCTTAAATACTTAAAGTTATATGAAAAATCGAAATCAATCTCTTCTTTCTTTGTTATGGTTGATTCGGTTCATGATGTAAAGAGCAGTAAATCCACCAAGAAAGATGGCAACCAAGTTCACGTTGGATAA
- a CDS encoding transglycosylase domain-containing protein: protein MNNQSNSFILILEVLCGHLTDILRFFWERRVKFLTLGFVLGIFLSFFFLGGAYVVWSGEEARVHKSLEKYRSEVSNFYDSFQPKSVKILDRSGKVMGEFYRRNFRPIRTDNLGKHNVIVWAVLSSEDREFFSHSGLNYTAIGRAVVTNLIQFRLSQGGSTISQQLAKLTLNLGKRNLFNKLTELYCTFYIESQYSKEEILAMYLNQIFLGEGNTGVEEAARYYFRKPASELSPEEAALLVGIIPAPSVYNPVRNLGIALSRQKRVLYDMARNPELHPSQKEIPHKFSDSIELNLKKFRTIYKIKEQKDEDGNPKYSSEIGKFGADKDFRVNLAPDFNSEIRRFILERFSNEDLEERGLLVYTTLDLEKQRLAEEALRVGVDSVRADLTKQESEYQNKGKADLAEVTRAILPQLSGSMISLDPETGDIEAMVGGYKISNVFRFNRAEDARRQPGSTIKALVYALAFEKRIVNPSSKIKDEKLDISGYSPKNWYKGYKGDITVRQALAQSVNTVSVKLLHEIGISYFIQKLSAILSIPEEEAESRFQRNLSLALGSGELSPMELSTIYATLMNGGRRVTPRKILKITDLDGNEFYSTVANEAAEQILDPVACAMAINTLQSVLTEEGTMTLKKKEGEPFLYAGKTGTVQSPKLKSSRWKGLKGVRDVWFAGLTPRNVTVVWVGHDEGAPFPGSGSGVSGGIWYRYTQNVKAKLGMGNQLISNFVGDFVKVDVCADDGTILETTPDYVCKVPLYAQYYYIGDLPPKRAGFLKPEPPVQNTNLKPEQTDDDSEISTYDSQGSRIQPTAVDSVELEPPLIENRRARYNEETP from the coding sequence ATGAATAACCAATCCAATTCTTTTATTCTCATCCTAGAGGTATTGTGTGGCCACCTAACAGATATACTCCGTTTTTTCTGGGAAAGGCGAGTTAAGTTTTTGACTCTTGGTTTTGTATTAGGTATCTTTTTATCTTTTTTCTTTTTGGGCGGAGCCTATGTGGTTTGGTCTGGAGAAGAGGCCCGAGTCCATAAATCATTGGAAAAATACCGATCAGAAGTTTCTAATTTTTATGATAGTTTTCAACCAAAGTCTGTAAAAATTTTGGATCGCAGTGGAAAGGTTATGGGAGAGTTTTACCGCAGAAACTTTCGGCCCATTCGTACAGACAATTTAGGAAAACACAATGTGATTGTTTGGGCAGTATTATCTTCGGAAGATCGCGAGTTTTTTTCTCACTCTGGTTTGAATTATACTGCTATTGGTCGTGCGGTTGTTACCAATTTAATCCAATTTCGTTTGTCCCAAGGTGGATCCACAATCTCCCAACAGTTAGCCAAACTTACGTTAAATCTAGGGAAACGAAACTTATTTAATAAATTAACAGAACTCTATTGTACGTTTTATATCGAAAGCCAGTATTCCAAAGAAGAAATTTTGGCTATGTATCTAAACCAAATTTTCCTCGGTGAAGGAAATACGGGAGTGGAAGAGGCAGCCAGGTATTATTTTAGAAAACCTGCATCAGAGCTGAGTCCCGAAGAAGCAGCCCTCCTTGTGGGAATCATTCCTGCACCAAGTGTTTATAATCCCGTTCGTAATTTAGGAATCGCACTATCTAGACAAAAGCGTGTGTTATACGATATGGCGAGGAATCCGGAACTTCATCCTTCTCAGAAAGAAATTCCGCATAAGTTTTCTGATTCAATAGAACTAAACTTAAAAAAGTTCCGAACCATTTATAAAATCAAAGAACAAAAAGATGAAGATGGAAATCCTAAATATTCAAGTGAAATTGGGAAATTTGGAGCAGATAAAGATTTTCGAGTTAACTTAGCACCCGATTTCAATTCCGAAATTAGAAGATTTATTTTAGAACGATTTTCGAATGAAGACCTAGAAGAACGTGGATTACTCGTTTATACCACTTTAGATTTAGAAAAACAGAGACTCGCCGAAGAAGCGTTACGCGTGGGTGTTGACTCTGTCAGAGCCGATTTAACTAAACAAGAATCTGAATACCAAAACAAAGGTAAGGCGGATTTGGCAGAGGTCACTCGGGCCATATTACCACAACTCAGTGGATCTATGATCTCCCTTGATCCTGAAACAGGAGATATTGAAGCCATGGTAGGTGGTTACAAAATATCCAATGTGTTTCGCTTCAACCGAGCAGAAGATGCAAGGCGCCAACCCGGATCCACAATCAAAGCACTTGTGTATGCACTTGCCTTTGAAAAACGAATCGTCAATCCATCCTCTAAAATCAAAGACGAAAAATTAGACATCTCCGGATATTCACCTAAGAACTGGTATAAGGGGTATAAGGGTGATATCACAGTAAGACAAGCATTGGCTCAGTCTGTGAATACAGTTTCTGTAAAGTTGTTACACGAAATTGGGATTTCTTATTTCATTCAAAAATTAAGTGCCATCCTTTCCATCCCAGAGGAAGAAGCAGAAAGTAGGTTCCAAAGAAATTTATCCTTGGCACTTGGTTCTGGGGAACTCAGTCCCATGGAACTTTCAACAATTTATGCAACTCTAATGAATGGGGGAAGACGAGTCACTCCCAGAAAAATTTTAAAAATTACTGATTTAGATGGGAATGAATTTTATAGCACAGTGGCAAATGAAGCCGCTGAACAGATATTAGATCCAGTTGCTTGTGCTATGGCCATCAATACCTTACAATCCGTTTTGACGGAAGAAGGAACCATGACCCTGAAGAAAAAAGAAGGGGAACCTTTTTTATACGCGGGAAAAACAGGAACAGTGCAATCGCCAAAATTAAAATCTTCAAGGTGGAAAGGTTTGAAAGGGGTTCGTGATGTTTGGTTTGCGGGCCTCACTCCAAGGAATGTAACGGTTGTTTGGGTGGGTCATGATGAAGGCGCACCATTTCCTGGTTCTGGTTCCGGTGTGTCTGGTGGGATTTGGTACCGTTACACGCAGAATGTAAAAGCAAAACTGGGAATGGGGAATCAGTTGATTTCGAATTTTGTGGGAGATTTTGTTAAGGTTGATGTTTGTGCTGATGATGGAACTATTTTGGAAACAACTCCAGATTATGTTTGTAAGGTGCCACTTTATGCACAGTATTATTATATTGGAGATTTACCGCCGAAACGGGCTGGATTTCTGAAACCAGAACCTCCAGTTCAAAATACAAACCTCAAACCAGAACAGACTGACGATGATTCGGAAATTTCCACTTATGATTCACAAGGAAGTCGAATCCAACCAACAGCAGTTGATTCTGTGGAATTAGAACCACCGCTTATAGAAAATCGACGAGCGCGTTATAACGAAGAAACTCCTTAG
- a CDS encoding ABC transporter substrate-binding protein, whose amino-acid sequence MRTLSLVFFLLSLTFCREESPHFDLKIALPSDTAHLDPLFITDLSGQKLAKFIHQGLFTRTPSGFHSPWIQSFQKQPQPKKEVWRFQFNSLAPPLQDIEYSLSRLVSETYPRKGDYQFLIQVRVSADGFLELEFKQGTNETEWKEKLSLPFASIIGQKEWEKQILKTYGKYKLTKWKKNEFLDLEFQKGSDPNFPSKIRFLILPQSSTSLFLFRKNQLDAFKLTDFLLSLPEANSESTLTKKGRSVQYVTINQNNHCFDKHFRTALNLSIPRSLIISKLLENHADLSYGPIPMDYMEKIKDGFISTGELYNKTLAKVELEKSVCYPKIKSTSLEFRMRGDDENQTKGRAIKQALEEIGLTIKLRPMEKAPLYKENGEGKGDLTLLTWYSDFDSIWNFLDPLFHPAKMGNGGNRSFYHNNEIGKILDKPFKNNQDALLVIEKIREDKPWIFLWSIQENYLVSKEFLRYNALVDFL is encoded by the coding sequence ATGAGAACCTTATCCCTCGTTTTCTTTCTCTTGTCCCTCACTTTTTGCCGGGAAGAAAGCCCCCATTTTGATCTAAAAATCGCACTCCCCTCTGACACAGCGCACCTAGATCCGCTTTTCATTACCGATTTGTCCGGACAAAAATTAGCAAAATTCATCCACCAGGGACTGTTTACACGCACTCCCTCCGGGTTCCACTCCCCTTGGATTCAGTCTTTCCAAAAACAACCGCAACCCAAAAAAGAGGTTTGGCGGTTCCAATTCAATTCTTTGGCCCCACCTCTTCAAGATATTGAATATAGTTTGTCTCGTTTGGTTTCGGAAACTTATCCCCGAAAGGGAGATTACCAATTTCTAATTCAGGTTCGTGTTTCAGCAGATGGGTTCTTGGAATTAGAATTCAAACAAGGAACAAATGAAACCGAGTGGAAAGAGAAACTCAGTTTACCTTTTGCCTCCATCATCGGTCAAAAAGAATGGGAAAAACAAATTTTAAAGACTTATGGAAAATACAAACTCACCAAATGGAAAAAAAATGAGTTTTTAGATTTAGAATTTCAAAAGGGATCAGACCCTAACTTCCCGAGTAAAATTCGTTTCCTCATTTTACCGCAATCTTCTACTTCTTTATTTTTGTTTCGGAAAAACCAGTTAGATGCTTTCAAACTGACAGACTTCCTACTTTCTTTACCAGAAGCAAACTCGGAATCCACACTAACAAAAAAAGGAAGATCCGTACAATATGTAACCATCAACCAAAACAATCATTGTTTTGATAAACACTTTCGTACTGCCTTAAATTTATCCATCCCTCGTAGTTTAATCATCAGTAAGTTATTAGAAAATCATGCAGATCTAAGTTATGGACCCATCCCTATGGACTACATGGAAAAAATCAAAGATGGATTTATTTCGACAGGTGAATTGTATAACAAAACCTTAGCTAAAGTCGAATTAGAAAAATCTGTTTGTTATCCAAAAATCAAATCAACTAGTTTGGAATTTAGAATGCGAGGTGATGACGAAAACCAGACCAAAGGACGTGCCATCAAACAAGCATTAGAAGAAATTGGGCTCACAATCAAACTCAGACCAATGGAGAAAGCTCCGTTGTACAAAGAAAATGGAGAAGGAAAAGGAGATTTAACATTACTTACTTGGTATTCAGATTTTGATTCTATTTGGAATTTTTTAGACCCACTATTCCATCCGGCAAAAATGGGAAATGGGGGAAATCGTTCCTTTTACCACAATAATGAGATTGGTAAAATCTTAGATAAACCTTTCAAAAACAATCAGGATGCCCTATTGGTTATTGAAAAGATCAGAGAAGACAAACCTTGGATTTTTCTATGGTCCATCCAAGAAAATTATTTAGTTTCTAAGGAGTTTCTTCGTTATAACGCGCTCGTCGATTTTCTATAA
- a CDS encoding tRNA (cytidine(34)-2'-O)-methyltransferase → MEIALFRPEIPPNTGNIARLCVNVGVPLSIVGEPSFDLSEKAVRRAGLDYWKDLDLRRFTDYQEFRTKKEAEGSRIFLVSKFGTKLYWDVDFQKTDVFLFGRETSGLPEEIHKSCPPEQIISLPMAEVSRSINLSNAVAIVLYEALRQEKTRTNPKG, encoded by the coding sequence TTGGAAATCGCACTTTTTCGCCCCGAAATCCCACCTAACACAGGGAACATCGCAAGACTTTGTGTGAATGTGGGTGTCCCCCTCTCCATTGTGGGGGAACCGTCCTTTGACCTTTCGGAAAAAGCTGTCAGGCGTGCCGGCCTCGATTATTGGAAAGACTTAGATCTTCGTAGATTTACGGATTATCAAGAGTTCCGAACCAAAAAAGAGGCGGAAGGGAGCCGTATTTTCCTCGTTTCCAAGTTTGGTACCAAACTGTACTGGGATGTGGACTTCCAGAAGACCGATGTTTTTTTGTTTGGAAGGGAAACTTCCGGCCTCCCCGAGGAAATCCACAAGTCCTGCCCCCCAGAACAGATCATTTCCTTGCCGATGGCAGAGGTGAGTCGATCCATCAATCTTTCCAACGCCGTTGCCATTGTACTTTATGAAGCACTGCGCCAAGAAAAAACGCGGACTAATCCCAAAGGATAA
- a CDS encoding histidine kinase: MEKISGMGKETSEISDHIKLHIENGKILSLKTHRVSKSVEEHIKEAVGLILDRLTYPTLVPTLYTIIKELAINACKANQKRVFFEERGYSMLNPSQYARGVREYREMFSEEMSNEFGMKAKKKGYYCLINFKFNDDGITIEVINNTPIAKEEEKAIRERLEKGMVYDDIAQFYMDNADTTEGAGLGLALILIMLKGEGIDPNFFRIIIGEDSTIARLEIPLSDKFISVRDPNQI, encoded by the coding sequence ATGGAAAAGATTTCGGGTATGGGAAAGGAAACAAGCGAGATTTCTGATCACATCAAATTACACATCGAAAATGGGAAAATTCTCTCGCTAAAGACTCACCGAGTCTCCAAATCCGTTGAGGAACACATCAAGGAGGCCGTTGGTCTCATCTTAGATCGCCTTACCTATCCCACTCTTGTCCCTACTCTCTATACCATCATCAAAGAACTGGCAATCAATGCCTGCAAAGCCAACCAAAAACGTGTCTTTTTTGAAGAACGCGGATACAGTATGTTAAACCCTTCGCAGTATGCAAGGGGAGTCAGAGAGTATCGCGAAATGTTTTCCGAAGAGATGTCCAACGAATTTGGGATGAAGGCCAAAAAGAAAGGATACTACTGTTTAATTAATTTTAAATTCAATGACGATGGAATCACCATCGAAGTCATCAACAACACACCCATTGCCAAAGAAGAAGAAAAAGCCATCCGAGAACGATTGGAAAAAGGAATGGTATATGATGACATCGCACAGTTCTACATGGACAACGCTGATACCACAGAAGGAGCAGGTCTTGGTCTTGCCCTCATCCTCATCATGCTCAAAGGGGAAGGTATCGACCCCAATTTCTTTCGTATCATCATCGGTGAAGATTCCACCATTGCTCGGTTGGAAATTCCACTCTCTGATAAGTTCATCTCCGTCCGCGACCCCAATCAAATTTAA
- a CDS encoding S1 RNA-binding domain-containing protein: MKGPSSEFDRLLEESFKKRQSIEPGSRHEAKVTAVKNDYVFIRTLENKILGNISTEEWREEVLPKVSDSLVVYFLKENSGDFYFTTCLSGDNLTEEHMEMASQYEIPVLGQMLAEANGGWDVKLGSHSAFVPFSQLDSSLKGTNIAGKRIKFVISEIGKKQNKIVLSQKKIADKERETKKQLLRDELKAGMFVSCTVKSIHKFGLIVDMDGFDALVPQSEATYKKNSDLTTEFRVGETLRAKILTLDWATNKISLSVKDFLSDPWSGKLPFKESDIVSGTLESIKPFGLFVRLGDDFTGLVPNKETGVPSRTPLNTVFNPGQKLEVFVMEINPEKRQIALSISKAAEAKDRMEYQEYMSKEETPGAVSSFGLALQKSLEKKNKK, translated from the coding sequence ATGAAAGGCCCATCCTCAGAATTTGACCGTTTATTAGAAGAAAGTTTTAAAAAAAGACAATCCATTGAACCTGGCTCACGTCATGAAGCCAAAGTAACAGCTGTTAAGAATGATTATGTATTCATTCGTACTTTAGAAAATAAAATCTTAGGAAATATTTCTACCGAAGAATGGAGAGAAGAAGTTTTGCCGAAGGTTTCCGACTCTCTTGTTGTATATTTTCTAAAAGAGAACTCTGGTGATTTTTATTTTACCACCTGTCTTTCTGGAGACAACCTAACAGAAGAACATATGGAGATGGCATCTCAGTACGAAATTCCCGTACTCGGCCAAATGCTCGCAGAAGCAAATGGTGGATGGGATGTCAAACTAGGAAGTCATTCTGCTTTTGTTCCATTTAGCCAATTGGATAGCTCTTTAAAAGGAACTAACATCGCAGGAAAACGTATCAAGTTTGTGATCTCAGAAATTGGGAAAAAACAAAACAAAATCGTTTTGTCTCAGAAAAAAATTGCTGATAAAGAAAGAGAAACAAAAAAACAACTGTTACGCGATGAATTGAAAGCCGGAATGTTTGTTTCCTGCACAGTCAAAAGCATTCATAAATTTGGACTCATAGTCGATATGGACGGATTTGATGCATTGGTTCCTCAATCAGAAGCAACCTACAAAAAAAATTCCGATCTCACAACTGAATTCCGCGTAGGGGAAACTCTCCGTGCCAAAATCCTAACACTAGACTGGGCAACGAATAAAATCTCTCTCAGTGTAAAAGATTTCTTAAGTGATCCATGGTCTGGAAAACTTCCTTTCAAAGAATCTGATATTGTTTCTGGAACTTTAGAATCAATCAAACCATTTGGTCTCTTTGTTCGGTTAGGTGATGATTTTACAGGTCTTGTTCCTAATAAAGAAACAGGAGTTCCCTCACGCACTCCACTAAATACAGTTTTTAATCCTGGCCAAAAGTTAGAAGTTTTTGTGATGGAAATCAATCCAGAAAAAAGACAAATTGCTTTGTCGATTTCCAAAGCGGCAGAAGCCAAAGATCGAATGGAATACCAAGAGTATATGTCCAAAGAAGAGACACCTGGGGCAGTATCTAGTTTTGGACTGGCCTTGCAAAAATCTTTGGAAAAAAAGAATAAAAAGTAA